The Populus nigra chromosome 4, ddPopNigr1.1, whole genome shotgun sequence genome contains the following window.
aatttgactagttttatgttattggGCGTAATTTTCAATTCGaccatcagattgagctgaaattttacgagggatcttaaaatatattgaataaaatctggttaaaattttaggatgaacggAGCTTGGTagttctaacaaaaaaaaaactatcaaataaaaagcaaaacgactcattaagattaaaatggttatttgctattaaaaaataaaccaaatcaactcttccttccttttatatgttgTTGACTGAGTAGAAGCAgaataggaaaagaaagaaaagaaaaggttagagagaaatagagaaaagtaagggaaaaacataaaaaaaaaattgaaaaaaaaataagtgggaGAATAACTttgtaaacttacaaagtccaacttataaaacattaatctaaaaaagaatcaagtgaaggaaggaggaattgagagggaaaaaaatttaattactttgttttttagttgacatgagattgttattttatcccggtTGAAGGGTTTttacaatatcgattcagaattgattataaataaattatattccacaaaacaTTGAAAGATGTAACTTTTatagtgaatttattttttactttcactttaattttatttattatatttttaaatttattttttaatattttagatattatatttgaattaaaaattcatagttaactttaaaaattcatgtatataagttaattaatattttttaaaaattatatatttaaattactaaaagatattaatataatattaaaaaaaaatatgaaaagaaaaacagattcACAGTGAAAGGAATACCATGGGTGTACAACTGTTCATgcattaaataaaaagtcataCTTGGATCTGGCACGAAGGGATAGAAAACCTACGTGTCAGTTTGTCAGTGTCCTTGAGAAATAAAGCTGTACAACTTAGTGCCCGCCTGCCAGGTTCAAAAGCTAAGATAAACGGATCATCTACACTCCCACAATGATGGGCTATCAGTGTTTTTTTATCCGCCTGGTACTGGGAGAATGTTTGCCGAACTCCATTAAGGCCATGTTTGATtgcaggaaagtgaattcctggaattcacttttcttgtTTTCCCATGTTTGGCAACAACATGGAAAACTAGTCAATGGAAACTTAATTCCGGTCAACAAAGGAAACACAACTTCAacaaaggaaagtgttttccttttgataagaaccggaaaacactttccttttctttcattgtaCACATTTTTTtgccacaattattattttattttgctatatttgtagatgtacttgttttattttgttttgattaattcatgattagtatttaattatatttgttacatatggataaattaaaaaaaaacttattttaagcttttaaaattgaaaaaaatatagtaataggttttacttgaaaaatatttcgcaagcttatttctatataatatgatatgacatatatagttatattttataaaataagctatgtatgaatatatattataaaaaaaaaattcatcattatttgctgattatatcaaatttgatcctcaaacttttgattgctatatacaatttgttttgaatatttatttttcaatttcatctcttaaaatttaatttttatattaattttagtccttatttttataattgctatttgctttttccttatcatttttttattgaaattttttatctatcaaatttggtcctcattcttttgatttttacttattttatttgaaataatttatgaaatgttaattattattattttaatttattcaccttttattttttttaattttttagatttgatctctattattttgattattatttattttttttgagataatttatgaaattatatttttttcaatttcattctcattcaactttttaatttgtaagatttgttccttattattttaataaacttgaaaaaataaaacattaataagttattttccagctcattttccataacataaccaaacactggaaagtgttttccaacttatttttcattacactaccaaacatcggaaaatactttcccggaatttactttcccggaattcactttccaaaaggaaactactttcctgcaaacaaacggggcctaaaaTCGACGAGGAATCATAAATGATGTACTCAATTTACACGTGGACAAGGACGAGACCTTTCATATCTCCACTTGGCTTTGATGGCTAGATATGCCAAAAAGACAAATAGTACAGGCATTAAATGTAAAGGTGTCTCTAATGCATCGCACGTTTTCAAAACTAATAATTCAGAGAggtcatcttttttcttttgcaagaagtttaattattatttttacggaaataaatataatttttaattgatggaGAAGCCACGTCACCCTTGAAAAGAGCCACGTCCTCAATGGAGCTCTTACAACCCAATCCATAATCGAATGGACGACCTCCCCCGTAGGATTTTCATTGATGATCATATTGGGCTGAAAACTTGCTGTAGTTATGGCTTAGAGCATGGGTCGTGGTCCTCGTGGATCACACACATGCATTGCCTTGCTTGATTCGTTGGCTCTTGGTGAAGAGTCCCTCTCTCTTGCCGAATTAACATGGGCTGGTCAGGCACTAGTGAACAAAGTCCATCCAACCACCGCCTTCGCattcaaatatattatcaaGTGACTAACGGAAAACACAGAATTCTAGTGAAGTGGACGCGAAGTAACGAAGCTCCCCAGCAAGACATATACTTGTCATACAATATTGTTGTCTCCCCTAACCAAAAATCACTTGTAGCTACTAGTAACCAACCTGTCCCATCTCTCTCCGGCCCCATCTCTATCTCTTGTTCTAAGTTAAAACCGCATCCTTATTGCCGTATCTCTCCTTCAATCCagaattatcttcttcttcttctctctcgcCCAATCTCTTACTTTCTGATCCCTTACAGAGCACATATTTACTGAAATGGCGGCTGAAGGAGTGATAGTACTCAAAAGGGCTGAGATTGATACTAGAGCACCATTCCGGTCTGTCAAAGAGGCTGTTACGCTGTTTGGCGAGAGAGTTTTAGCTGGGGAGCTATATGCCAACAAGCTCAAAGAGGTTAATTATCACTCACtaattacctttttttaaattaatttaccttGTCTTCTTCAGAAAATTCATCCTGTGTGTTGGGGTAGTTGTGGCACTCAGAAATATCAACCGGAACAGTGTTTCAACACTTCGTTTCGTGATTATATAATATGGTCTATGACTACGCTCAAATCCTATATGGAAATAATTGTTACTTGCTATGCATTCTCctgttttccttttaatttttctctttgattGTTAACTAATGGATCCTGGCCAAAGCAAATGGAGAGTGTTAGAATGATTTCATTAAATCCACGCTGTGACTATCAACATTTCATTAGTTTATCAGTAGTGCTCGTTTGATATTGTTCATTTGCTTGCTTGTGATAGAATTAAAGTTTTCATAGAGCTGCGAGAACTTTGTTCCCTTTGTCCTGTGATagaataaagtttaaaaagaaaactacaTGTTTATGCCAATTGATAAACAATAGCGATATCAatctattatatatttaatggaAATGAGGACTTTAAGAATATTGTATCTATTGCTTTTGGCGAGGAGAAGACATCTCGTCCATGCCAGCATGCGACCCTGTCATAGAATTAGGTGTTGGAAAGGGCGGTAAGCAAAGCATCTTacgttgtgtgtgtgtgtaactgTATACATATAACGTTATATATGATTTTCTCCTTTCACATAATTAGATGCACGATGGAGGAACTGAATACGGGCAGGGCCCTTCCAGGCTTGGAACAGTGACAGCAGAGCTAGAGGAGACAAAACAAAGACTTGAAAAAGCTAGAGAACAAAGGACGCTCATGGCAAGCTGCCTTTGTTCTCTTCAAGAAGAACTTGAAAGAACAAAGAGAGAGCTTCAACAATTGAAGGAACGTGAAGTCGAAAGGCATATGATAGAATCTGAAATTGAAGATGTCAAGATTGTTGAAGATACCACAAAATTTGAAGCCAGAATGCAAACATTCCACGAAGAAGCTGAGACCGAGTTTCAAAAGAAGAGATATGTGACGTTTGCTAATCCCCCTTCCCTGACACGAGTCATAATGCCGCAAGTAGTTGAAGCACTTGAGAGAAACCCTTCtctaaggaaaaagaagaagaaaccattGATCCCACTGATAGGAGGGATTTTCTccaagaaaaaggagaaaggaAGCGCTTCCCCATGAGTCGCACCACGAGCTAGCACAGTTAGAATTAATATATTCTCTCAACTCCAAGAATAATAATCCTTTCAGCTAGTCCCCTAGCTGAAGTTGCCTTTGAATTGTCAGAGTGAAAAGGCTGCGAGACTATACATGTAATAAAAATACGTTTAAATAACATATTTGTGTACTTCTTAAAGTATTAACTCAAATGGAACTTGATTTTACATGGCAAAATGGGAAGGTAGAAACAAATTTATAGTGTTGTATTAGTAGCAGGGGGGAAAAATTCAGTAGTGGGTGCTTGCTGGCTAGTTGAACTAGTAAATCATGGTATGGTATCAAATAACGAGAAACAAAATCTCCTTGACACTAGCTATTGGAGAGATTGTGGAATGATTGTGGAAGATCAAGAGCtaccttcaatttattttttaggagaaTATGACCAATTGATCTaattaatcaaaaataaaaatttgaaaagaatgtaaaatgattaaaataaaagacgCTAAAAAAACCActtacaaattaaaatctaaaataacttaatagaTTGAATCAGAATTTTATTAgtcaatctaaattaaaaaaaatattcaaattgatcataatatAAATTGACATGGGTCAACTCGATTAAAACTCTCAATTaacttgttgattttatttttgaacttttgttttttttatctatttgttttattttaaaaaatattaacttggtTAACTGAGATTTAACTTATGTGGGGTTTGATAACTTTGCTTGTAGACATAGTCATAGGCAATATTTGGCCCGTTTGCTGACAGTTGTTGAGCTGACGCGTTTCAGGGTCTTTGCTTCAAGCCTAGAGACATTGGATTACACATTACTGAGGCTGGATCCGCAATAGAGGCCTTGCATAGTACAAAGATTTCTAGGGCTTTGCTAGATATCAAGTATTGCAGACTGGGTCACTATCCCCTGCATCAACGACAGTCCATATGGGTAAAGAGAtacaaaggagaaaaaaaaaagaaatgaaaaaggaagaaattctTCCTACAAGcacaaaattattgatttacaACACAGCACTACATCAAAACCTTGCCCACAAGGAACAAGGAAGAGATGTGCTTAAAAAACCAGCAAGAACAAGAGGGACCAACTCGTTTACTTGTATCCATCatgtgtattatatatatatatcaaagatgactattatcaaacaaaaaataaaataaaatgatgaacaaatatttaatatccTGGAAAATTATTATCGAACCCAAACATCCGATTTCCGACCATCTAAAATCCCTTCCTGAGATGACTTGTTGAAGAACTCAATACAATCAGCAATAGCCTCACTATAATGTGAGTGAGACGAGTAATAAGAGCTGCATGAAGTCCTTGGTGGATCAAATCTCTCACAACTTCTTTGCTTCGAAGCCATGTTTGACGTCGTTGAACCCGAAAACACGAGTCGCGTGAGAATTTTGCGGAAGCGATTGAAGAACTTCATGGCAGATCAGAAACTTAACTTACAAGCTGGAGGAACTTGGTTATCAAGGGCTTCGCAATAAGTGCAACATCCTCTTATATACTTGAATAACAAAGCTATCTCGTTGAGGCTTGTGCATGGTATTAATTCTCTTTCTCTTGGCTTGCCAGATACCCTCCGGGAAGTGTAATCAAATCATGTATGTTGTTTGGCTGTAAGGATATAAGAGGAGGTAAGGGTTTCGAATGCTGGGTTTATTCTATCTGGGAAGACTCAAAGAACATGTGCCCAAATGATCATTTGTATGGGCTTCACCTGTCTTGACAAAGTTGTTATTGTTTATTAGGGTTTGCTCTCTTGATTATACATCTTCATCTAATTAAAGCAGTTTAAGAAAACTTCAAAGGCACTTGCCTGACTTTTAGTGATGATCACAAACCAGGTGGACCCGGCCATGAGTATAATTAGATGTGTGAGTTTTGATTCAAGGAAGAAAATCCCATAAAATGTAGTATATTAAtcctacaaaatatatatacatatattttatgaaataacttaccataattttcaatcaatcaaatccacttataaataaattagagtGTCTAGGAAAATTTATTCTATACGAACAAATTAGCCATATACAAAAACTCCATAATGAGATTTTTTGAGGtacattttctatttatattctattttttttaacaaaatgatATCACCATATTCTCATACccatttgaaaaacaaaggtttatattttttttttaagcttttgggatattaaaaaaaaaacagtgaaaaaGATTACTAGGTGCACCACACGGGCACCCCATTAAAAGCATGAAATTCATGCTTTTAACGAGGTGTGATTTTATGCTTTTAACTAGGTGGCGTTACAAACAAACATACTCTAagacaaatttagaaaaagaataaaagaataaaaggaagCTACGTGCATTAAGAACCCAGGCGTTTAAAATAGAAGAACAAGAGCATTCAAAGGCTTATATGGATGATGTAACAGTCAAGCGTTCTTTCACAAAGATATCTCATGAACATGATTGCTATACCCATTACCTGTGGTGtaagtgtgtgtttggtaataaaatgtaatatgttttttaaaaaatattttttagttaagaatattaatttaatgatttttcaaataaaaataatttgaacagCAGGTTAACCTACATTAACAAGAGTATTTCAATGCTTGACATTTATAAGCAAGAgggttaatgttattttttccgGAAGATATTTGATGCTAATCTTGTCATGTATTTACAAAATTACtgttaaaaaatgttaatttattgagttaatatataaatataaatatgtaattaatttatatatataaaaaaaactagcaagtAGATATGTTATAGCTAGATGGAAAATGAtcttggaaaataaaattcaatgagattgattgtgtttcttttttacgGTGTTAAATTTTGATAACAGATACAAtcatatagaattgcatttgatgatggATATATAAACGATCGAATTAATGGTGATTAATGTCATGATTAATGTGAAGCCAAAGCTGACCCTTGACTtgagaaatgcaaaaaaaaataactgttcATCCAATGAAGGCCCTAGTGATTTAGAAGCTAGCTATCGATCATCCACTGCTGATTGGGAATAAGCAAAAGCTGAACCTGTGATTGACCGATTCCACACCAAGCAATTTAATTCATATTTGAAGTCCTGGGGTCCATGCAACATAAAATCCAAAGCTTGGCTTGATTGTACATGCATCTATCAAGAGGCCAGTGACAAAAGTGGGCAGAGGAAATGAAATTGGCATAAGAAAACCTGAGGCtcgattttgaaaaaaaaaaagaagattaataAAATTGGAAGAAGCAGAACATGCATGATGAGAGATTATGAGGTGGGCGGAGGGCTTTAGCTAATGGTTTTGCAAGAGAGCTATAATTGTGTCCTGTACTTTTTTCTATGATCTGTGGAAGCGGGACAATTATGAGGTCTGATGCTGGCGACATTTCACATTAATGTTTAATCAAACAGTCATGATACGTTTAACAGGATGATGatgcccccttttttttatcataaaaatcaataaaattagtgTTATTAAACTCTTTAATCTTAACAGATCAGCTCTGAATTTATCTtggattaaatttcaaaaaaataaatataagttaatttgattaaacttggatgatgtaatttaattttatttaaaaatcaaaattatattattttaactcgaaataaaaaacttaaagtgATATCGTTTTTTGAATTTATCCGAATTAACTCGATCACCTCTTGATATACGTTTTGTACCGAGCTATGTTTAATAATCTTGCTAAAAAGTTCCAGCTAAATGAAATAGTAAAAATCACCAAGAGACAGTAGCAAGTCAACGGGCCAATTTGGGTCGGTCAATAACTGAACTCTACGAAGCGCCGACAAGCAACGCATTGTGTTGGAAAGATGGGCCTCTTATAAGGCATTATGCTTTTCGgctttcaaatttgaaaacGAGGCTGAAAGCCCATAATATAAATACAGAAAACCTCGGATACACCGGTTGTGATAGGAAATATTTGGGTTTGTAACGaggattgtattttaaaatattttttattttaaaatatattaaaaaattatttttaatattagcaggttaaaacaattttaaaaaataaaaaaataatttaaagtaaagaaaaaaataaaataaaatttaatttttttaaaaaaatacttttaaaatacaaaaataaacggTCCGAATCTACTGTAAAAGGGCATTTTTAATAAtgcagaaaacaaaaatttatagtgttttttatttgaaagtatatatatattttttttattacaacataaaaaaacaatgataaaatattaatttaaaactagaaaaaaaaaaaaaaaaaaaacagtaacacGCTAAAAGTCGAAAGCAAGCCATAAAAGATGGATTCTGGCATGTATGTCTTTAACGAGGCTGTAGGAGAACAGGAAGACACGTATCGAGCACCTTACCAGCTTATCAAGGCAAGTATATGCAAGGTGGCCCTTCACCTTTCCTTTAAAGTGCTTTATGAAAATACTAAAGCACTTTTGTGATGGGAAAATCTACTAGAAACTTGATGTCCATTTTATAGCTATCTCATGCAATTCGAAAACTGATCTGAAAAAGAATTTGAatcattatttcatttaatcatTGCAAGGCGAATCATTACAAGCACAAATGTCGATTAAggttaacattttaaaaaaaaacacacattgtttcattttttatttatttaaatacttgATATTTAATTCATATTATCTAAACTCAATTGGATTAGATTATGAGTTAATCTATTTGATTCAAccagattttattaaaatattttttttatttaacataaaaccCTGTTCAAATTAAAcgaataaatttgatttttttttaatggatgagATATTACTATGCATGTTTTCTAATCAGAGCACTCCCGGTAATTAAGAATTTCTTGATAATATGAGCATTCTGCTCGCTATtctttcatgtttatttttgtccGCGTGTATTTGGACATTTTCTACGCTGTTTTACTCTTGTTATTGACCATGAGACAGCCACCATCCAATTCAACTTGTGGCATTTGCATCACCCGTTGTGCCGTGCACTCCGCCTCTCTGTTCAACCAAACTAACAAAAATCTACACAGTAATCTATCgtatctaattgtttttttcaaggataataatatttttacaccAATTTGTacacttcattttttatttaatcatttattgAGTAGACCAACCACATCTAATGTGTTGCTCTTAGGATAATTTAGGGAGAAAAGCTGCCAacccatgtttttaaaaaaatttaattttttattaaaagttaatttttttaatgtgttaaattattttgatatgctgattttaaaaataattttaaaaaaataaaaaaaattattttaatacatttcaaaataaaaaacactttaaaaaataatcactaaatTACCAAGTTcattaaaacaatgtttttttattcatttcaagaaattatttaaGATAAATAAACAGGGTAGAATcgaatttgatcaaatcaaagaTTAACTTTGAACTGAGTGTGATTATATTAATGTCTTTTATAACTTGATTCACTATTAATCACGcggtttttcaatttaatagttACAAAGATAACTTTCTTTTTGACAACctccacttttttatttttttcaacaaccTCCACCATTTCAAACACCTTATAATAAAACGGAAAACAGACAGACTCGTTCAACTGGGCACAGCTAATTAATTTAGAACTCGGCATGAGTGCATCAGCAATGGCGAGATGCATGCTCTCacatccaatttaattttaagtttttaaaccGTGCAAATGTCAAACCAGAAAAACACTTCATATTAATCTACCAGCAATCATATAATAAACACAATGAAGACCTACAACTAGGGCAGGGAGAGGATTTACTTGGTTTACTAACCAAAGGTTGTCTCCAGTAACGTGCAAGGCCAAGCCTTGATCTAAGATCAACAGCCAATCATCAACCTGTCAACTCGTGCTCCTTACAACCCTCGGATCCCAGTTATGAGCTAATACAAGAAAAAGTAGGTAGTCTGTCAAGTGCAGGAAGTTTCACATAAGTCAAGGATCCCAGATATGAGCTAATACAAGCAAAATTAGTTGGTCTGTCGAGTGCAGGAAGTTTCACATAAGTCAAGGATCCCAGTTATGAGCTAATACAAGCAAAATTAGTTGGTCTGTCGAGTGCAGGAAGTTTCACATAAGTCAAGGATCCCGGTTATGAGTTAATATAAGTAAAATTAGTTGGTCTGTCGAGTGCAGGAAGTTTCACATTAGTCAAGGATATAGATATAGACACAACACACCCACGGACCCTCGTCACTTAGGTTATTATGCAACAGATTTATGTGC
Protein-coding sequences here:
- the LOC133691625 gene encoding WEB family protein At1g75720-like, encoding MAAEGVIVLKRAEIDTRAPFRSVKEAVTLFGERVLAGELYANKLKEMHDGGTEYGQGPSRLGTVTAELEETKQRLEKAREQRTLMASCLCSLQEELERTKRELQQLKEREVERHMIESEIEDVKIVEDTTKFEARMQTFHEEAETEFQKKRYVTFANPPSLTRVIMPQVVEALERNPSLRKKKKKPLIPLIGGIFSKKKEKGSASP